A part of Citrifermentans bremense genomic DNA contains:
- a CDS encoding DUF3971 domain-containing protein — MPLKRIRSWLLPALATILTVIVLAAALLPRLLDLDTYKQEILAQVKSALKRDLQYQTGEFSLRLTPAFTFTGVKVLEKDGSGDFITADRLTVRIAILPLLRKELVLSRLQLERPTLRIVRDRQGSFNIGDLLTPSTGGEAPGIRGLELKKAHIRFTDLAFSETPVITELSDADLYLSRLVRGKSCDFKLAAALGSPKGPVPLSISGTARIPEAGAPLSGMELNGKVETGPLDAGHFWPYYSKWVPFKSLAGELALDASFKGRLDAFKSKAEFRITRMNLDYPQVFHARLTPRLLKGSCALTLTGNQLDIDHVKVDLDGFKVSGGVRLSDLHSGDLRITANATSNSFNLRDFHQYIPYGIIVDGTSQFIEQKIKGGIYRLEQGHLDGRVSQILHMERGQNYNVLAIKARVEEGVVDYGSGIPVFSAIRGELVLAGKDFHLKGMSGKFGGSPLTLEGRITDYPLTVPCQYLFNAKVQAKKPEAVWLLGKGLTSFSDGSTVNLKGEGTTDLYKLSGDANLTATSYAFRDIVAKPVSRPNTLSFAMDFDKDQFRITALNYQLPPAALSATAVSRYDGPVSFDIRSNQFQSGEVGYMVPMVRNYHPAGLVQLQLHAAGPDMERLFWSGNAALSNVSVKAGEKVKPVTGVNGNVRINGESFESSQLSLRVGASSVSGKGTVTGLDHPSFLISFSSPSLDLADLGLAPGNRSVRVERVQGTLAYQKDNLQISALSGTLGKSTLWMKGSVKELKNPVADLSVSSPHLEVEDLFPLFGGSGEGESRVTLRAHLAASEGRFSDIPFQHLRCNVLLENKVLHLQPFDFAAFEGEVSGRLKSDFNQVPVHHTLSYNVQKVSADRLMRAMGVKKQELTGAMSLQGEVAGRGDTPAEWKRSAQGNVKLKVERGSVRKFSTLSKVFSILNVSQLFKFQLPDMVSGGMPFNRITGDFALKDGVASTENLFLDSNAMNISAVGRVNLARNELDLNIGVQPLQTVDKVVSKIPIVGWVLTGKDKSLITTYFEAKGRIDDPQVTAVPVKSLAKGVFNIFKRVFELPARLITDTGEVVIGR, encoded by the coding sequence ATGCCGCTGAAAAGAATACGGAGCTGGCTCTTGCCGGCTCTGGCCACCATACTCACCGTGATAGTCCTTGCCGCGGCGCTCCTGCCGAGGCTTTTGGACCTCGACACCTACAAGCAGGAGATCCTGGCCCAGGTGAAGAGCGCCCTGAAACGGGACCTGCAGTACCAGACCGGCGAATTTTCCCTCCGCCTCACCCCCGCCTTCACCTTCACCGGGGTCAAGGTCCTGGAAAAGGACGGTTCCGGCGACTTCATCACCGCGGACCGGCTCACGGTACGCATCGCGATCCTCCCGCTTTTGCGCAAGGAGCTCGTGCTGTCGCGCCTGCAACTGGAGCGCCCGACGCTTCGAATCGTGCGCGACCGCCAGGGGAGCTTCAACATAGGCGACCTCCTCACCCCTTCCACCGGCGGCGAGGCGCCCGGGATCAGGGGGCTGGAGTTGAAAAAGGCCCACATCCGCTTCACCGATTTAGCCTTCTCCGAAACGCCGGTCATCACCGAACTCTCCGACGCCGACCTCTACCTAAGCCGCCTGGTGCGGGGGAAGAGCTGCGATTTCAAGCTCGCCGCAGCGCTCGGCTCCCCCAAGGGACCGGTCCCCTTATCCATCTCCGGCACCGCCAGGATACCTGAGGCCGGAGCGCCGCTGTCCGGCATGGAGCTAAACGGCAAGGTCGAAACCGGCCCGCTAGACGCCGGGCACTTCTGGCCTTACTACAGCAAGTGGGTCCCCTTCAAAAGCCTCGCCGGCGAACTGGCGCTCGACGCCTCGTTCAAGGGAAGGCTCGACGCGTTCAAGAGCAAGGCGGAGTTCCGGATCACCCGGATGAACCTGGACTACCCCCAGGTGTTCCACGCAAGGCTCACCCCGAGGCTTCTCAAGGGATCCTGCGCGCTGACCCTGACGGGGAACCAGCTCGACATCGACCACGTCAAAGTCGACCTGGACGGGTTCAAGGTAAGCGGCGGGGTGCGCCTGTCCGACCTCCACTCGGGGGACCTTCGCATCACCGCCAACGCTACCAGCAACAGCTTCAACCTGCGCGACTTCCACCAGTACATCCCCTACGGCATCATCGTCGACGGCACCTCGCAGTTCATCGAGCAGAAGATCAAGGGTGGGATCTACCGCCTGGAGCAGGGTCACCTGGACGGCAGGGTGAGCCAGATCCTGCACATGGAACGGGGACAGAACTACAACGTGCTCGCCATAAAGGCACGGGTGGAGGAAGGGGTGGTGGATTACGGCTCCGGCATCCCGGTATTCAGCGCCATCCGCGGCGAACTGGTGCTGGCCGGCAAGGACTTCCATCTCAAGGGGATGAGCGGAAAGTTCGGCGGCTCCCCGCTCACCCTGGAGGGGCGCATCACCGACTACCCCCTCACCGTTCCCTGCCAATACCTCTTCAACGCGAAGGTGCAGGCCAAGAAACCGGAGGCGGTCTGGCTTCTCGGCAAAGGTCTAACCTCCTTCTCCGACGGCTCCACTGTGAACCTCAAGGGGGAAGGGACTACCGATCTCTACAAGCTTTCCGGGGATGCGAACCTCACGGCGACCTCCTATGCCTTCCGCGACATCGTGGCCAAACCGGTGTCGCGCCCGAACACCCTCTCCTTCGCGATGGACTTCGACAAGGATCAGTTCCGGATCACCGCGCTCAACTATCAGCTTCCCCCGGCGGCACTCTCGGCTACTGCCGTCAGCCGCTACGACGGCCCGGTCAGCTTCGACATCAGGAGCAACCAGTTCCAGTCCGGAGAGGTGGGGTACATGGTGCCGATGGTGCGCAACTACCACCCGGCCGGCCTGGTACAGCTGCAGCTGCACGCGGCCGGCCCCGATATGGAGCGGCTTTTCTGGAGCGGCAACGCGGCACTTTCCAACGTCTCGGTGAAGGCAGGCGAGAAGGTGAAGCCGGTGACAGGGGTGAACGGCAACGTCCGGATCAACGGCGAGAGCTTTGAGAGCTCGCAACTGTCGCTAAGGGTCGGCGCTTCGAGCGTGAGCGGCAAGGGGACGGTGACCGGGCTGGACCACCCGAGCTTCCTGATCTCCTTCAGCTCACCGTCGCTTGATCTGGCCGACCTGGGGCTGGCACCCGGCAATAGGTCGGTGCGGGTGGAGCGCGTGCAGGGAACCCTCGCTTACCAAAAGGACAACCTCCAGATCTCGGCGCTCTCGGGAACCCTCGGCAAGAGCACGCTATGGATGAAAGGAAGCGTGAAGGAGCTCAAGAACCCGGTAGCAGACCTGTCGGTAAGCTCGCCGCACCTGGAGGTCGAGGACCTTTTCCCGCTCTTCGGCGGCTCGGGCGAGGGAGAGAGCCGCGTCACGCTCAGGGCGCACCTTGCGGCCAGCGAGGGGAGGTTCAGCGACATCCCCTTCCAGCACCTGCGCTGCAACGTGCTGCTGGAAAACAAGGTGCTGCACCTGCAACCCTTCGACTTCGCCGCCTTCGAGGGTGAGGTGTCCGGGAGGCTCAAAAGCGACTTCAACCAGGTGCCGGTGCACCACACCTTGAGCTACAACGTGCAGAAGGTCTCCGCGGACCGGCTGATGCGTGCCATGGGGGTGAAGAAGCAGGAATTAACCGGGGCGATGTCGCTGCAGGGTGAAGTGGCGGGAAGAGGCGACACCCCCGCGGAATGGAAGAGGAGCGCGCAGGGGAACGTGAAGCTCAAGGTGGAGCGGGGCAGCGTCAGGAAGTTCTCCACCCTGTCGAAGGTCTTCTCGATCCTGAACGTCTCGCAACTCTTCAAGTTCCAGCTCCCCGACATGGTTTCCGGCGGGATGCCCTTCAACAGGATCACCGGCGACTTCGCCCTCAAAGATGGCGTCGCCTCCACGGAAAACCTGTTCCTGGACAGCAACGCCATGAACATCTCGGCGGTGGGGAGGGTGAACCTGGCAAGAAACGAGCTCGATCTCAACATCGGGGTGCAGCCGCTGCAGACCGTGGACAAGGTGGTGAGCAAGATCCCGATTGTTGGGTGGGTGCTGACCGGCAAGGATAAGTCGCTGATCACCACCTACTTCGAGGCCAAGGGAAGGATCGACGATCCCCAGGTCACCGCGGTTCCGGTGAAATCCCTGGCCAAGGGGGTGTTCAACATCTTTAAGAGGGTTTTCGAACTCCCCGCCCGGCTCATCACCGACACCGGAGAGGTCGTGATAGGAAGGTAG
- a CDS encoding B12-binding domain-containing radical SAM protein, with protein sequence MKIVLAYKCHPEGAEDPFTSLLPAGLLSLHAVLLQAGHQVTLANLSGSSWREVRALLTRLRPDILGVSQFTHNRVESLRLASLAKELDPRCLVVLGGPHATHCWRELLAGHPEVDLVVLGEGEVTLCELAQAKAEGSSFGQVAGLAYRTDGKACLSAPRAPIADLDLLPLPGEAEGDSVGVDFRRQLEFVITSRGCPASCLFCSSPLFWGRGVRFRSPEAVVREIRMLKERYGLIYFSFRDDTFTANRGRVLEICRLLREERLHVMWNCQSRVNAVDEEMLVAMKKAGCECIQFGVESGSPQMLKALGKRILPPEVERAAAAVRRAGINLSVYLITGIPGEGEEDLRQTVQLIESIRPHDGQVSPLVYYPGTELLARAVREEGVPSDLFEEERGEGFLVRRDPFVERSRQAMLKALEKAGRKAVFTQAAYAAQRALLGYCFVTEMLCAESLEQQGDWEGALRLYRGMVKAEPDNPWGWLQLGGLQARLGDLKGAARSYQKVLQLVPRHLPALLALGELALEQGDRSGAASHFAAALKLDPADPMALEGAAAAGAGKGPKGKRGK encoded by the coding sequence TTGAAGATCGTCCTTGCCTACAAATGCCATCCCGAAGGCGCTGAAGACCCTTTCACCTCCCTGCTGCCGGCAGGGCTCCTCTCCCTGCACGCCGTGCTGCTTCAGGCGGGTCACCAGGTGACACTTGCGAACCTCTCCGGTTCCAGCTGGCGCGAGGTGAGGGCGCTTCTGACGCGACTGCGCCCCGACATCCTCGGTGTGTCGCAGTTCACCCACAACCGGGTTGAGTCGCTGCGCCTGGCCTCCCTCGCCAAGGAACTCGACCCGCGCTGCCTGGTGGTGCTAGGGGGGCCGCACGCGACCCACTGCTGGCGTGAGCTTTTGGCGGGGCACCCCGAGGTCGACCTGGTGGTGCTCGGCGAGGGGGAGGTGACGCTTTGCGAGCTGGCGCAGGCCAAGGCCGAGGGAAGCTCCTTTGGCCAGGTGGCGGGGCTTGCCTACCGCACCGACGGCAAAGCCTGCCTGAGCGCGCCCAGGGCTCCCATCGCCGACCTGGACCTCCTCCCTCTTCCCGGAGAGGCTGAAGGCGACAGCGTAGGCGTCGACTTTCGGCGCCAGCTTGAGTTCGTGATCACCTCCCGCGGTTGCCCGGCCAGCTGCCTCTTCTGCTCCTCGCCCCTGTTCTGGGGGCGCGGGGTCCGCTTCCGGTCGCCGGAAGCGGTGGTGCGGGAGATCCGCATGCTCAAGGAGCGCTACGGCCTGATCTACTTCTCCTTCCGCGACGACACCTTCACCGCCAACCGGGGCCGGGTGCTGGAGATCTGCCGCCTGCTCCGGGAGGAGCGGCTTCACGTCATGTGGAACTGCCAGTCCCGGGTGAATGCGGTGGACGAGGAGATGCTGGTCGCCATGAAAAAGGCCGGCTGCGAGTGCATCCAGTTCGGGGTCGAATCGGGCTCTCCGCAGATGCTGAAGGCGTTGGGGAAGAGGATCCTCCCTCCCGAGGTGGAGCGGGCCGCGGCGGCGGTGCGGCGCGCTGGGATCAACCTGTCGGTCTACCTGATCACGGGGATTCCGGGGGAAGGGGAGGAGGACCTGCGGCAGACGGTGCAACTCATCGAGAGCATCCGCCCGCACGATGGGCAGGTTTCCCCGCTGGTCTACTACCCGGGAACGGAGCTTTTGGCCCGTGCGGTGCGGGAAGAGGGGGTGCCGTCAGACCTCTTCGAGGAAGAGCGCGGCGAGGGGTTCCTGGTGCGTCGCGACCCGTTCGTGGAGCGGTCGCGCCAGGCGATGCTGAAGGCGCTGGAGAAGGCCGGGCGCAAGGCGGTCTTCACCCAGGCGGCCTATGCGGCGCAGCGCGCCCTTTTGGGGTACTGCTTCGTCACCGAGATGCTCTGCGCCGAATCCCTGGAGCAGCAGGGGGACTGGGAGGGGGCGCTCCGGCTGTACCGTGGCATGGTGAAGGCCGAGCCGGACAACCCCTGGGGTTGGCTCCAGCTCGGGGGATTGCAGGCGCGCCTGGGTGACCTGAAGGGGGCCGCCCGATCCTATCAGAAGGTGCTGCAACTGGTGCCGCGGCACCTCCCTGCGCTGCTGGCGTTGGGAGAGCTGGCCCTGGAGCAGGGAGACCGCTCCGGCGCGGCCAGTCACTTCGCCGCTGCGCTCAAACTCGACCCTGCCGACCCGATGGCGCTGGAAGGTGCGGCCGCGGCCGGCGCAGGAAAAGGGCCAAAGGGGAAGCGGGGGAAATAA
- a CDS encoding C40 family peptidase yields MIKCVKLIALCLLMLSVPSLSFAAKTHRVKKHETLYSLAKKYHVTVEELKAANNLVGNSVKPRVVLVIPARSVSEGKNEAASSAVYKVKKSETLSRIAKKTGVSVAELKRLNGLRGSKVKAGKVLVLKESEPAEEPKVKVVKKLQLRHGDLFNEKDYEQSLQELTALEPEQQVDLAKNAELKVDNLKELKKSAYGFLGTRYRFGGSSRSGIDCSSFVQHVFRDLEVALPRTAREQFEVGNAVAPGDLQKGDLIFFATYASYPSHVGIYLGNNKMIHASSRDRRVVISSLNTSYYRSRFLGAKRIAKVNPDVFKLDDLILGVEEENPEEMLENDALGLTSSN; encoded by the coding sequence ATGATAAAATGCGTCAAGCTAATCGCCTTATGCCTTCTCATGCTCTCCGTCCCTTCGCTCTCCTTCGCTGCCAAGACCCACCGCGTTAAAAAGCATGAAACCCTATATTCCCTCGCCAAAAAATATCACGTCACCGTCGAAGAACTGAAAGCGGCGAACAACCTGGTTGGCAACAGCGTGAAGCCGCGCGTCGTCCTGGTCATTCCCGCGCGCTCGGTTTCCGAGGGAAAAAACGAGGCCGCATCGAGTGCGGTTTACAAGGTGAAGAAAAGCGAAACCCTTTCCCGCATCGCCAAGAAGACCGGCGTCTCCGTAGCTGAGCTGAAGCGTCTGAACGGTCTGCGCGGCAGCAAGGTCAAAGCCGGAAAGGTGCTGGTGCTCAAGGAGAGCGAACCCGCCGAGGAACCGAAGGTCAAGGTGGTTAAAAAGCTGCAACTGCGTCACGGCGACCTTTTTAACGAGAAGGATTACGAGCAGAGCCTGCAGGAATTGACCGCGCTCGAACCTGAGCAGCAGGTCGACCTCGCCAAGAACGCAGAGCTCAAGGTGGACAACCTGAAGGAGTTGAAGAAATCGGCCTACGGTTTCCTGGGGACCCGCTACCGCTTCGGCGGGAGTTCCCGCTCCGGCATCGACTGCTCAAGCTTCGTGCAGCACGTGTTCCGAGACCTGGAGGTCGCCTTGCCGCGCACAGCCCGCGAGCAGTTCGAGGTGGGGAACGCGGTGGCGCCCGGGGACCTGCAGAAGGGGGATCTCATCTTCTTCGCCACCTACGCCTCCTATCCGTCACACGTAGGGATCTACCTGGGCAACAACAAGATGATCCACGCCTCCTCGCGCGACCGCCGGGTGGTCATATCCTCGCTCAACACCTCATACTACCGTTCACGCTTCCTCGGCGCCAAACGGATCGCCAAGGTCAATCCTGACGTGTTCAAGCTGGACGACCTGATCCTCGGGGTCGAGGAGGAGAACCCGGAGGAGATGCTGGAAAACGACGCGCTCGGTCTGACCAGCAGCAACTAG